gggcaggagaaggctggCCGGCCCCGGAGCCATCCCCGCAGCCCAGCCTCACCCCGCTCGGGGACAGCCGTTTTTGGTTAGGAGGGTAAGGCTATCGTGTGATGGCACCAGCTTGTACAGGTGAGACGGGGTGCCGACTGGCACCTGAAGGGGGTCCCGAGCATGGTGAAgggagggtgggtgggtgagCGTGAGTGTgtgaagaggcaggagggaggcagagccgcTATTTGCCCGCGGCAGGGGCAGCGGCCACGATCTCTTCGTACTTGGGCGGCGGGTCGTTGTAGGAGACGCTGGTCTCTtcaccgctgctgctgctctccggGTGGCCCGTCACCTCCTCGTAGGAAGGCGGAGGGGTGGCACTGGACAGTCTGGAGAGGACGGAGACCGAATGCTCCGGCGGGCAGAGGGTGCCATcttgctgggggctgcccccagctctgccgtctccagccacccggttGCTTGCTTCTCGTTGATACTGGGTTTCCCCTTGGCTTTGCGACCGCTCCCGGTATACCATGACCCTGGGCAGGCTGCGTCCCGTTCGGCTGGCCAGGTAACGGTTCTGGGCATAGGAAGGACGGTGGCGGGTGGCCTTTTGAAGCTGGCACCTCCAGATGATGAAGAGGGCGATGACTATCAGAAGAGCCACTCCCAAGAGGGGCACCACCACGTACATAGCGTCTGAGCGCTCCGTGCTGTGCCCGGGGTCCTTGACAGAGTAGACAGAGTTGGTGTAGCCCTTCCAAAACTCCATCTGTGGCAGGAACAGAGAAGCAACCATCATGTGCTGTGGGTGGGACAAGGGCTCCCTGACCACCACCAGCAATAACCACTGCCCTTCCTAAGTCCACAAAAGAGCCAGTTTttcagccaccccccccaccactcTCACCAGGGCTGCCAGCATCTGAGGCACTGTGGGAACCAACACAAAAGATCACGGGAACGTCCCTCAACAGCAGCCAACAGCCCCCACACCAAGCAGGGAGAAATTTGGCTAACACCAACCCCAGCCTGGAGAGCCTGGGACGACACCACAAATTTCCCACACGTGCTGTGGGAGCGCCAGCTCgacaggcagctgtgggcagGGTGTCCTGGCCATGCCCAGGTGAGGGCATTGCCTGAGAAGGGAAAGTCATGTTGGAAAGTGAGGCCACGGCATGCAGAAAAGGACAAAAGGAACAGGACAGGCTGTTCCCCCTGCGCTTTCCTTCTCTGCCCCCAGCTTGCCAAGGTGTAAGGCCTCACGCATCcactggggagcagggcaggacaaACCCACCGTCTTCTCCTTGTTCTCGAAAACTTCCTTGACCTCCTCATAGCTGCAGACCTCCTCAATGCACTCCCGCTCGATGGTGCCCTGCCGGATCTCCTCCAGGAAACCGTTGGCTCGGGGAAAGCGCTTCAGGACCGAGTGGGCATTCCTGGCCCCCAAAAACACTGCAACACACAAGGCAGAGAGATGCTGAGCAGAGACAACCCCACACTGGCCTctggctttcccacctggcttcCCATGGGATTTTGGTGATACGGGCATCCCAAACGCCAAAAGCCCAGGGCTATACAATTCATTTAGCACAGCAGAGTGCCCATTGAGGGAGAGCACACCCAGAGGGGCGCAGGGCTTTTGGGGTCTGCCCGGAGACATACAGCACCAGGAGCATCCTTCCAGCAGGGCTGAGATGTTAGAGACATCAGAATCGGCAGCTGCAGACCACACGGGGCAGCTGAAGAAGAGACGGAAGGCTCCAAAAAGACTTGATTTTCAACCTCCTTCCCTTGACGGGATTTCACCTCTTTGCTGCAGGGCAAGGGAGATCCCACCGGGCAAGCTGGGACACAGAGCCAGACCTCTCTGCCAAGACCAAGATGGACTCAGGACACACAGTGCCTTGCACTTCATTCCACAGTCCCCCCCTGCATCACCCCAGAGCCCCCTCTCTTGCTTCGCACCTCCACAGCCCCccaggaggagggcagagagcctGCTGGAAGCTGGTGTCCCCACTGCCAGCTGCTGTGGGGTCATGCAAGCTCAGGTGGCTTCGGGGTCTCTGTTCAGCTCCCAGACAAACCACTGTGTCTTCTCCCAGGCCCAAGAAGGGCAAACATCCCCAACACACAGCGGGTCATGAATCACTGAAACGGGGCTGAGCAACCTCTCCTCAGATGGCATCACATCCTCATCCCTACTGTGCTGAGGCCTCACAAACCTTCCTCTGCTCCCAAAGCCTGGGAGACTCTGTGTTGCCCACATCAGATCCTCCCTCAGAGCACGCAGTCAGGAAGCCTGACTGAGCAGGAACAGCACCTTCTTCCTGCAGGAGACACAGCCCTTTCAAAGCCTTTCCCTCCATATTCTGCAGGAGGGAAAGCTCCATGGGGTCTAAGTACCTAACAGGACCTGCAGCAGCACAAGAGAGACAAACAAGTTGTTGCCTAGAAAGCAGAAACTCCACACAAACCACAACCCTTCCAGGATTCAAACATCCCATGCAGGCATTTCATAAGAGAGTGTTTCCGTAATGCAGCTCAACACACTCAGCAGTAGGCTGGGACCTTCTCTTCCCACCCAGCTACATAATGATGTTGCTACCCTTGAGGAGGATGAATCGATTCACCTGGCTGATCCATAGAAATCTATTTACCTCCTTCACCCTCAGCCTCAGCCTTCCACTGGATCAACCAGATGAACAAACTCACACCGCAGCAACATCAACAGATGCGGGACAAGGAGGCAAGGGGACAGCCAGAGTCTCCCATTAGACCAGCTTGGCTGTAACACAGAATAAAGAGCTTGGTGAAGATCAAAAGTAATAGTGAGTGAAGAGCTACCAACTTCTTTCAttagtactgcgtccagctttggagtcctcagcacaagaaggacatggacctgttggagcaggtccagaggaccacgaagatgctcagtgggctggagctcctcttctgtgaagacaggctgagagaatcagggctgctcagcctggagaagagaaggctctggggagaccttagaacCCCTTCctgtccctaaaggggctccaggaaagctgtggaaggactctggatcagggagtgtagcgctaggacaaggggtaacagttttaaactgaaagaggggagatttagattaggcattaggaagaaatttttcactatgagggtggtgagaccctggcccaggttgcccagagaagctgtggctgccccatccctggaggggttcaaggccaggttggatggggcttagagcaacctggtctggtgggaggtgtccctgcccagggcaggggggtgggactgggtggtctttaaggtcccttccaacccgaaccattctatgattctatgattaggagCCTTTTACCAGACACCAGCAGGTTTCCTTCTGCTGTACCTTCCATGTATCCTGCTCCTAAAACAATACAGCAAGGTGTTTGTGAGAGTATCTGTAAATGTCAAGGCAGGGAGAAGATCACGGCGTAAGCAACTACTACTCTGCTACACCATCCCGTGCTTGGAGGCACTGTGCTCTTTTTGTGCTGTGTAGGTGCATTCCCCCCCGTGATTTATTAATGGCTTGCTTCAGTGAGAGAATTTGCAGAGGGCTGAACCACTGAGGTGTGAATGAAGAGCAGCATGAATGATGTGAGTCAGAGACCTTCCCTCAGAATTGACTTTAttatgcagactttttttttttttttttttttttttttttttttttttttttacaaggacaactgaaaaagcattttcaagaGGCACAGAAGGCATCTTGCAGGAAGGCAGGGATCGGCTTGCCTTGGCTTTTGCAGTTGAGGAGGGCTGTCCTGGCTGGAGAGGGAACAGGTTGGCCTGACCTTCTCTTGAGCCTTTCCGGAATGAGATGAAATTTTACAAAGACGCCATCCATCCTGCAAACGTCCCATCCTTTGGTGGAGAAGTCTGGCCTCGCCACCTTTGCCTCCCACCTTGGTCAGGCTGCGGTATCAActctcccctcctcagcactTGAGTCCAAGACTCTTTTCAACTTCCTCAGCACACCTTGGGGCAACAAGCTTGGCCGCAGATCTCACTGTCAGGGTTTTCCATCCCTGCAGATACCAGTCACTCGACCCCTTCCCTGTTTTGTCGTGCTGAACTGGCCACTATGGTGGGAAATAAAAACAGACACACAGGCAGGCAGGTATCACGAGCAATGTCCCGACTGCAAGCATGCTGAGACAGAGATGTCTGCCTCCCCCCAAATCCAATTTCCCTCAGGGACCTAGAAatggcagaaaagcagcaacCAAGTCActgctccctcccctcttttGCACGGACAGTGCAAAGAGCTCCCACGTGCCTGGGGACCAGAGCAGGAAAACCAACGGCCTTCAGGAAACAAGAGCCTTGCCAACTCTCATCCAGCCTGGATCACCAGCTGACATGAAGAGCAGACAGCTGAGCAGGTACTGTCCCCAcactgcagggcagaggggactTCCCAAGCCCAGCAGCCTCAGTACTGACCCCTTTTGCCTCTCCAAGTCTCCCCACACCAGCTGGAGAACCGGTGCTCAGGAAAGATCGGAGCTTTAGGcagggggagcaggagcagggctgggttcACCGCATCCCTGCTGGGTTTcctgaggtgctgctggccccTGATGGCAGGCAGGCTTGGCCACACCGCGACCCCACCGCTCTGCGGCCTGGCTGAATGGCATTCTCTGC
The sequence above is drawn from the Rissa tridactyla isolate bRisTri1 chromosome 9, bRisTri1.patW.cur.20221130, whole genome shotgun sequence genome and encodes:
- the PRRG3 gene encoding transmembrane gamma-carboxyglutamic acid protein 3 is translated as MEFWKGYTNSVYSVKDPGHSTERSDAMYVVVPLLGVALLIVIALFIIWRCQLQKATRHRPSYAQNRYLASRTGRSLPRVMVYRERSQSQGETQYQREASNRVAGDGRAGGSPQQDGTLCPPEHSVSVLSRLSSATPPPSYEEVTGHPESSSSGEETSVSYNDPPPKYEEIVAAAPAAGK